A single window of Paracoccus sp. MBLB3053 DNA harbors:
- a CDS encoding EMC3/TMCO1 family protein: MSDNGNGGSAGDGEGRGFASGLTVGAIITLVVTATMAPLVDFFAYPACYVLDRSDDFMIGSYEKAIEGLKKNRLQEDDTQREIETRNGILASRAAKMTELTERRRSCISANAAQQIGEQETPECAEVTDTEYQKEMDELQKSYDFHSVERFKEEDQLSELQKEGNFLARQMQMQIQERAKLPEICHQFFSMKTLNDLMEEPVRAAPVKLW; encoded by the coding sequence TTGTCCGATAATGGGAATGGCGGTTCGGCTGGTGATGGCGAGGGGCGGGGCTTCGCCTCAGGGCTAACCGTTGGTGCCATCATCACCCTCGTCGTAACGGCGACAATGGCGCCCCTTGTTGACTTCTTTGCTTATCCGGCCTGCTATGTTCTCGACCGGTCCGACGATTTCATGATCGGAAGCTACGAAAAAGCGATCGAGGGCCTTAAGAAAAACAGGCTGCAAGAGGACGACACCCAAAGAGAAATCGAAACCAGAAATGGTATTCTGGCTTCAAGGGCGGCCAAGATGACCGAATTGACGGAGCGCAGGAGGAGCTGCATTTCAGCTAATGCCGCCCAGCAGATTGGCGAGCAAGAAACTCCCGAATGCGCTGAGGTTACGGATACGGAGTATCAAAAGGAGATGGATGAGCTACAAAAATCATATGATTTCCATTCAGTCGAACGGTTCAAAGAGGAGGATCAACTTTCGGAACTGCAAAAGGAGGGCAACTTCCTTGCGCGGCAAATGCAAATGCAGATTCAGGAAAGGGCTAAACTTCCCGAAATCTGCCACCAGTTCTTCAGTATGAAGACACTCAACGACCTCATGGAAGAGCCAGTCCGAGCAGCCCCTGTTAAGCTGTGGTAG